One genomic region from Rhizophagus irregularis chromosome 23, complete sequence encodes:
- a CDS encoding uncharacterized protein (SECRETED:cutsite_ASA-QF; SECRETED:prob_0.9342); SECRETED:SignalP(1-21) → MRINLSLIYFSIILLIPLASAQFSLECLTEDLPKSVAYTLKTSDGMTISVEERGDISKPTIIFTHGFFSNKLAWEPTFTSPDMSEKYHLVRWDLRGMGDSSKDSDTDKYNDIELYAEDIKLIVDNIKEKKGKGKKDNPKIILVTWSTGSIVSLSYFNITGETNVDGYVSVGNNFISFQNDNVFTEYSKLTIGSIVTSHTYILILDSLNNLIKSFTSPNNQFPQSTMNFFLGSAAYSPSESRSAYGDFNYDYTETFKSLLIPTLNIYGNDDKVVNPVHSQTIANLRPVDGLNHILAYDGVGHVPMWENPKKFEIDLDNWIKDSVLNPKHQKAPKAPKVPTPPQSPPPPPPPQPPQ, encoded by the exons atgcgAATAAATCTTTCGTTGATAtacttttcaattattttattaattccgTTAGCCTCAGCTCAGTTTTCTTTAGAATGTTTAACAGAAGATTTACCAAAATCAGTTGCGTATACATTAAAAACATCTGATGGGATGACAATTTCCGTTGAAGAGAGAGGAGATATTTCAAAAccaacaataatttttacacatggatttttttcaaataagttGGCATGGGAGCCTACGTTCACATCACCTGATATGTCTGAAAAATATCATTTAGTAAGATGGGATTTACGTGGAATGGGAGATAGTAGTAAAGATAGTgatacagataaatataatgatatagaaTTATATGCTgaagatattaaattaatagtggataatattaaagaaaaaaaaggaaaaggaaaaaaggataatccaaaaattattttggtcACTTGGAGCACAGGATCTATTGtttctttatcatattttaatattacaggAGAAACAAATGTTGATGGTTATGTTAGTGttggaaataattttataagttttcaaaatgataatGTTTTTACTGAATATAGTAAACTTACTATTGGTAGTATTGTCACCAGTCATACTTATATACTCATCTTGGATTcacttaataatttgataaaaagttTTACTTCTCCTAATAATCAATTTCCACAGTCaactatgaatttttttttaggaagtGCTGCTTATTCTCCTTCCGAATCTCGTTCAGCTTATGGAG attttaattatgattatacGGAAACATTTAAAAGTCTCTTAATTCcaacattaaatatttatggaaaTGATGATAAAGTTGTTAATCCTGTGCATAGTCAAACAATCGCTAATTTAAGACCTGTTGATggattaaatcatattttggCTTATGATGGTGTTGGTCATGTTCCTATGTGGgaaaatcctaaaaaatttgaaattgatttaGATAATTGGATAAAAGATTCTGTTCTTAATCCAAAACATCAAAAAGCGCCAAAAGCGCCAAAAGTACCAACACCACCACAatcaccaccaccaccaccgcCACCACAACCACCACAATAA
- a CDS encoding uncharacterized protein (SECRETED:cutsite_VLA-LP; SECRETED:prob_0.9318); SECRETED:SignalP(1-20), protein MKLSLILFALMALIVSVVLALPTPERVEIAREIKLKRDPNDYVKKISRRKATKPHELTQKEIEQWEKYWSKTVGAGKIRK, encoded by the exons AtgaaactttctttaatattatttgccTTAATGGCTTTGATAGTATCTGTAGTTTTAGCTTTGCCAACTCCTGAGAGAGTGGAAATAGCTCGTGAAATTAAAC tTAAGCGTGATCCAAACGATTATGTTAAGAAAATTTCCCGAAGAAAAGCGACAAAACCTCATGAATTAACTCAGAAGGAAATTGAACAATGGGAAAAATATTGGTCAAAAACTGTTGGGGCaggaaaaataagaaaataa